The following are encoded in a window of Stigmatella erecta genomic DNA:
- a CDS encoding GrpB family protein: protein MEAAGYRLLLREPAWEEHRLLKGSQPGVNLHVFSAGARDIPLMLRMRDWLRANDADRALYAATKALAARTWKYVQHYADAKTAVISGILARAEAAAPSTGGGATRAGR from the coding sequence CTGGAAGCGGCGGGCTACCGGCTCCTCCTTCGCGAGCCCGCCTGGGAAGAGCACCGGCTGCTCAAAGGGAGCCAGCCCGGCGTGAACCTGCACGTCTTCTCCGCCGGCGCGCGCGACATCCCCCTCATGCTGCGGATGCGGGACTGGCTGCGCGCGAACGACGCGGACCGCGCGCTGTACGCCGCCACCAAGGCGCTGGCCGCGCGCACGTGGAAGTACGTGCAGCACTACGCGGACGCCAAGACGGCGGTCATCTCCGGGATCCTGGCCCGCGCCGAGGCTGCGGCTCCTTCGACCGGCGGGGGGGCAACGCGAGCCGGGCGATGA
- a CDS encoding class I SAM-dependent methyltransferase, with product MTPPPEPPSPPSPDGMFENRLRKNARHFRKWAQARGLTCFRVYDRDIPEYPYAVDLYGDRIHLVEYPRRRALKTGAVEQQREEVLASVSSVLETAPANIFVKTHTPQPWGRQQYERMGQGGERFVVEEQGLKFWVNLGDYLDTGLFMDHRLTRARVRSEARGKRFLNLFAYTGAFTVYAADGGAARTVTVDLSNNYLDWAEENLALNSLAHANHALIRADVPAWLEAQRDEPDRYELIVCDPPSFSTSKRMSGSFNVQRDQSRLLEALQAVLAPGGVLYFSTNFLGFTLNAAAVRNLEIEELTPASIPEDFQRKEIHRCWRMVAPGVTSRASPR from the coding sequence ATGACTCCTCCCCCCGAGCCCCCCTCCCCTCCCTCGCCAGACGGCATGTTCGAGAACCGGCTGCGCAAGAATGCCCGGCACTTCCGCAAGTGGGCGCAGGCCCGGGGCCTCACCTGCTTCCGCGTCTATGACCGCGACATCCCCGAGTACCCCTACGCGGTGGACCTGTACGGGGACCGGATCCACCTCGTGGAGTACCCCCGCCGGCGCGCCCTCAAGACGGGCGCGGTGGAGCAGCAGCGCGAGGAGGTGCTCGCCTCGGTGTCGAGCGTGCTCGAGACGGCGCCGGCGAACATCTTCGTCAAGACGCATACGCCCCAGCCCTGGGGCCGCCAGCAGTATGAGCGGATGGGCCAGGGCGGCGAGCGCTTCGTGGTGGAGGAGCAGGGGCTGAAGTTCTGGGTGAACCTCGGCGACTACCTCGACACGGGCCTCTTCATGGACCACCGGCTCACGCGCGCCCGGGTCCGGTCCGAGGCGCGCGGCAAGCGCTTCCTCAACCTCTTCGCGTACACGGGCGCCTTCACCGTCTACGCCGCCGACGGGGGCGCCGCGCGCACCGTCACGGTGGACCTGTCCAACAACTACCTCGACTGGGCGGAGGAGAACCTGGCCCTCAACAGCCTGGCCCACGCGAACCACGCGCTCATCCGGGCCGACGTCCCCGCCTGGCTCGAGGCCCAGCGCGACGAGCCGGACCGCTACGAGCTCATCGTCTGCGATCCCCCCTCCTTCTCCACCTCCAAGCGCATGAGCGGCTCCTTCAACGTCCAGCGGGACCAGTCCCGGCTGCTGGAGGCCCTCCAGGCCGTGCTCGCCCCCGGGGGCGTCCTCTACTTCTCCACCAACTTCCTGGGGTTCACGCTCAACGCGGCCGCCGTCCGGAACCTGGAGATCGAAGAGCTGACCCCCGCCTCCATTCCCGAGGACTTCCAGCGCAAGGAGATCCACCGCTGCTGGCGCATGGTGGCCCCCGGCGTCACCTCCCGGGCTTCTCCTCGGTGA
- a CDS encoding FxsA family protein, which yields MAKYLLLALVTVPFLELYLLVGIGRHLGWLPTLALVVAMGLIGASLARREGLRVVRRWQEAMAQGRPPEEGILSGALVLLAGLLLVLPGILTDVVGLVLLVPAVRRRVAARLRGSLERGMRNGSVRVSSYGWGGFRGPAPREAAPTSRLPGEVDAEFTEEKPGR from the coding sequence GTGGCCAAATACCTTCTCCTCGCCCTGGTGACCGTCCCGTTTCTGGAGCTGTACCTCCTCGTCGGCATCGGCCGGCACCTGGGGTGGCTGCCCACCCTGGCGCTCGTCGTGGCGATGGGGCTCATCGGGGCCTCCCTGGCCCGGCGGGAGGGGCTCCGGGTCGTCCGGCGCTGGCAGGAGGCCATGGCGCAAGGCCGGCCGCCAGAGGAGGGCATTCTGAGCGGGGCCTTGGTGCTGCTGGCCGGTCTGCTGCTCGTCCTGCCCGGCATTCTCACGGATGTGGTGGGGCTGGTCCTGCTGGTTCCCGCGGTTCGGCGGCGGGTGGCCGCCCGGCTCCGTGGGTCGCTCGAGCGGGGGATGCGCAACGGCTCGGTGCGGGTCTCCTCCTATGGCTGGGGCGGGTTCCGGGGGCCTGCCCCCCGCGAGGCCGCGCCTACGTCCCGGCTGCCCGGGGAGGTGGACGCCGAGTTCACCGAGGAGAAGCCCGGGAGGTGA
- a CDS encoding class I SAM-dependent rRNA methyltransferase, with protein MPDRGPDGLPQVSLLRRGVERWQAGHPWIYRADLNGAPGLNQGEVVRVTDGRGWFLGKAFYSPHSKIALRWLSYEDVAVDEDFFRQRLAAANALRRHALPGESTYRVVHGEADQLPGLVVDRYGDYLSVQFLVPAMEARKALIADLLTELFKPRGIVNRSDVGVRNLEGLVPEKGLLRGELPGPISFDEGLVRMRADLLEGQKTGAFLDQRENHVLAAQYASGEALDCFAYVGGFALQLATRAQRVTAVEISEAAAAQLRDNAAANRLSNLEVVTANAFDFLRDAVDEGKRFDTIVLDPPSFAKNKDAVAAALRGYKEINLRAMQLLRPGGFLISASCTYHVDEQAFEDMLASAAADARRRVQIIERRGAGKDHPVILNLRETRYLKCFVLRVL; from the coding sequence GTGCCGGACCGGGGCCCGGATGGCCTGCCCCAGGTCTCGCTCCTGCGCCGCGGCGTCGAGCGCTGGCAGGCGGGCCACCCGTGGATCTACCGCGCGGACCTCAACGGGGCGCCGGGGCTGAACCAGGGCGAGGTGGTGCGCGTCACGGATGGCCGGGGCTGGTTCCTCGGAAAGGCCTTCTACTCGCCCCACTCCAAGATCGCCCTGCGCTGGCTCTCCTACGAGGACGTCGCGGTGGACGAGGACTTCTTCCGGCAACGGCTGGCCGCCGCCAACGCCCTGCGGCGCCACGCCCTGCCGGGCGAGAGCACCTACCGGGTGGTCCACGGCGAGGCGGACCAGCTGCCCGGCCTGGTGGTGGACCGGTATGGCGACTACCTGAGCGTGCAGTTCCTCGTGCCCGCCATGGAGGCGCGCAAGGCGCTCATCGCGGACCTGCTCACCGAGCTGTTCAAGCCCCGGGGCATCGTCAACCGCTCGGATGTCGGGGTGCGCAACCTGGAGGGGCTGGTCCCCGAGAAGGGCCTGCTGCGTGGAGAGCTGCCCGGGCCCATCTCCTTCGACGAGGGGCTGGTGCGCATGCGCGCGGACCTGCTGGAGGGCCAGAAGACGGGCGCCTTCCTGGACCAGCGCGAGAACCACGTGCTGGCCGCGCAGTACGCCTCGGGCGAGGCCCTCGACTGCTTCGCCTACGTGGGGGGCTTCGCCCTGCAGCTCGCCACGCGCGCCCAGCGCGTCACCGCCGTGGAGATCTCCGAGGCCGCCGCCGCCCAGCTCCGGGACAACGCCGCCGCCAACCGCCTGAGCAACCTGGAGGTCGTCACCGCCAACGCCTTCGACTTCCTGCGCGACGCGGTGGATGAAGGCAAACGTTTCGATACCATCGTCCTGGACCCGCCCTCCTTCGCGAAGAACAAGGACGCGGTGGCCGCCGCGCTGCGCGGGTACAAGGAAATCAACCTGCGCGCCATGCAGCTGCTCCGGCCGGGCGGTTTCCTCATCTCCGCCAGCTGCACCTACCATGTGGACGAGCAGGCTTTCGAGGACATGCTTGCTTCGGCCGCCGCCGATGCCCGCCGCCGCGTGCAAATCATTGAGCGGAGGGGCGCTGGCAAGGATCACCCGGTAATCCTGAATTTAAGGGAGACCCGGTACTTGAAATGTTTCGTCCTGCGGGTCTTGTGA
- a CDS encoding YkgJ family cysteine cluster protein produces the protein MLPRDWDDEDEAPQAHEARREARALQELRVLYRQADAAYAPFSCPASGECCQLARTQRQPWLWYPEWRLLTRHHPLPPARADGGCPYLDATGKRCSVYADRPFGCRTFFCERIQGPARQPAEAVDRLLRRLERVSQAVRPLQTGPRPLMEWHATALVASQQESTEP, from the coding sequence ATGTTACCCCGGGACTGGGACGACGAGGACGAGGCCCCGCAGGCCCATGAGGCGCGCCGGGAGGCGCGCGCGCTCCAGGAGCTGCGGGTCCTCTACCGCCAGGCGGATGCCGCCTACGCCCCCTTCTCGTGCCCGGCCAGCGGGGAGTGCTGCCAGCTGGCCCGGACGCAGCGCCAGCCCTGGCTCTGGTACCCGGAGTGGCGGCTGCTGACGCGCCACCATCCCCTGCCCCCGGCCCGCGCCGATGGGGGCTGCCCCTATCTGGATGCCACCGGGAAGCGGTGCTCCGTCTATGCGGACCGGCCCTTCGGCTGCCGGACCTTCTTCTGTGAGCGCATCCAGGGCCCCGCCCGCCAACCCGCCGAGGCCGTCGACAGGCTCTTGCGCCGGCTGGAGCGCGTCTCCCAAGCCGTGAGGCCCCTCCAGACCGGGCCTCGGCCCCTGATGGAATGGCACGCCACCGCCCTCGTGGCCTCTCAACAGGAGAGTACCGAACCGTGA
- a CDS encoding glycerate kinase, with protein MIPRWLVAPQEFKGTLTAAEAAQAMKAGLREAAPEVLLDLAPLADGGPGTVDALLTGTPGERRVMTVQGPLGTPVEAAYALLESGQTAVIEMATASGLSLLDAEQLDVRQASTYGTGELMRAALDSGCTRIIVGLGGSATNDAGTGALTALGYRFLDAQGRVLPPGGAALRHLARVETEGQHPRLAEVELLAATDVTAPLLGPNGASRLFGPQKGAGPDTVEELEEALTHFARTVGLEFVRMPGMGAAGGLGYGLAVLASANIVSGYELVAQALHLERRMAVADMVLTGEGRYDRQTALGKGPAALAYSGRALGRPVVLFAGSVQREKGLDLSLFSTIVEAGSRPLTKAAAAQALQAATARWAATARHIKPYDARDTVYAEEDSASTWTS; from the coding sequence GTGATCCCTCGCTGGCTGGTCGCCCCCCAGGAATTCAAAGGTACCCTCACCGCCGCCGAGGCCGCCCAGGCCATGAAGGCGGGTCTTCGCGAGGCGGCCCCCGAGGTGCTGCTGGATCTTGCCCCTCTGGCGGATGGGGGGCCTGGAACGGTGGATGCGCTGCTGACGGGAACCCCGGGCGAACGGCGGGTGATGACGGTGCAAGGCCCCCTGGGCACCCCCGTGGAGGCCGCCTACGCCCTTCTGGAGTCCGGCCAGACGGCGGTCATCGAGATGGCCACGGCCTCGGGGCTGTCGCTGCTGGACGCGGAGCAGCTGGACGTCCGGCAGGCCTCCACCTACGGCACGGGGGAGCTGATGCGCGCCGCGCTGGACTCGGGCTGCACGCGCATCATCGTGGGGCTGGGCGGCAGCGCGACGAACGACGCGGGCACCGGGGCGCTCACCGCCCTGGGCTACCGCTTCCTGGATGCCCAGGGCCGCGTGCTCCCCCCGGGAGGGGCCGCGCTGCGGCACCTGGCCCGCGTGGAGACCGAAGGGCAGCACCCCCGGCTCGCCGAGGTGGAGCTGCTGGCCGCCACGGACGTCACCGCCCCCCTGCTGGGCCCGAACGGCGCCTCGCGGCTGTTCGGCCCCCAGAAGGGCGCCGGCCCGGACACCGTGGAGGAGCTGGAGGAGGCGCTCACGCACTTCGCGCGGACCGTGGGCCTGGAGTTCGTCCGGATGCCCGGCATGGGCGCCGCGGGAGGGCTGGGGTACGGGCTGGCGGTGCTCGCCAGCGCCAACATCGTCTCGGGGTACGAGCTGGTGGCCCAGGCGCTCCACCTCGAGCGGCGCATGGCGGTGGCGGACATGGTGCTCACCGGAGAGGGCCGCTATGACCGGCAGACCGCGCTGGGCAAGGGGCCCGCGGCCCTGGCCTACTCGGGCCGCGCGCTGGGCCGGCCCGTGGTGCTCTTCGCCGGCTCGGTGCAGCGGGAGAAGGGGTTGGATCTGTCCCTGTTCAGCACCATCGTCGAGGCGGGCAGCCGTCCCCTGACCAAGGCCGCCGCGGCCCAGGCCCTCCAGGCGGCCACGGCCCGGTGGGCCGCCACCGCCCGGCACATCAAGCCCTACGACGCGCGCGACACGGTGTACGCCGAGGAGGACTCCGCCAGCACGTGGACGTCCTAG
- a CDS encoding nicotinamidase has product MPLPPPRFHEDALAGQLYLERGALVAEEARRYAAEHRIRPAREDRVRIAAFGIDVQVAFCSPGASLFVPGAVEDTQRTLRWLYGALDRVTELVFSLDTHRAFQIFHPAWWQDAEGRPPPPLTVISPADVRSGRWRPTRYPEESLAYCERLESSGRYVLTIWPYHALLGGLSHALAPAMYEASLFHALVRDTPTWFELKGEHPLTENYSVMAPEVTEVRGQKVGEFNTRLFEHLMSFDRVYVFGQAKSHCVLSTLMDLRQHIERTDRSKMGRIFILEDAMSPVPAPPLKPLPPALDFPRVADAALRTLREAGMRVVRTQDVLEP; this is encoded by the coding sequence ATGCCCTTGCCCCCGCCGCGCTTTCATGAGGACGCCCTCGCGGGCCAGCTCTACCTGGAGCGCGGGGCCCTGGTCGCCGAGGAGGCCCGGCGCTATGCCGCCGAGCACCGCATCCGCCCCGCGCGCGAGGACCGGGTGCGCATCGCCGCCTTCGGCATCGACGTGCAGGTGGCCTTCTGCAGCCCCGGGGCGAGCCTCTTCGTCCCGGGCGCGGTGGAGGACACCCAGCGCACGCTGCGCTGGCTCTATGGCGCCCTGGACCGGGTGACGGAGCTCGTCTTCTCGCTCGACACCCACCGCGCCTTCCAGATTTTCCACCCCGCCTGGTGGCAGGATGCCGAGGGCCGGCCGCCGCCGCCGCTGACGGTCATCTCCCCCGCGGACGTGCGCTCGGGGCGCTGGCGCCCCACGCGCTACCCCGAGGAGAGCCTGGCCTACTGCGAGCGCCTGGAGTCGAGCGGCCGGTACGTGCTCACCATCTGGCCGTACCACGCGCTGCTGGGCGGGCTGAGCCATGCGCTGGCCCCCGCGATGTACGAGGCCAGCCTCTTCCACGCGCTCGTGCGCGATACGCCCACGTGGTTCGAGCTCAAGGGGGAGCACCCCCTCACGGAGAACTACTCCGTGATGGCGCCCGAGGTGACGGAGGTGCGGGGCCAGAAGGTGGGCGAGTTCAACACGCGCCTGTTCGAGCACCTCATGTCCTTCGACCGGGTGTACGTGTTCGGGCAGGCCAAGTCCCACTGCGTGCTGTCCACGCTGATGGACCTGCGCCAGCACATCGAGCGCACGGACCGCTCGAAGATGGGGCGCATCTTCATCCTGGAGGACGCGATGAGCCCCGTGCCCGCGCCCCCCTTGAAGCCGCTGCCCCCCGCGCTCGACTTCCCGCGCGTGGCGGACGCGGCCCTGCGCACCCTGCGCGAGGCGGGCATGCGGGTGGTGCGCACGCAGGATGTCCTCGAGCCCTGA
- a CDS encoding nicotinate phosphoribosyltransferase: MGTSLLATDGYKFSMAEAGWPLRQETFYYTHRKGGLQVMPLDVASFVQSLLPEPKPEDYEFLSSNDYEMGVGFKAAIQRKERLTVKAIPRGALFYPKEPVLSLTGCSALVSWVEPLLIQLNFRIQVATQALMDREGLARELASVTCEEQKRIALETLDAVGVKGVPIRVDSERYYQRVLAQVRELVDIVEDPSRIFEVGLRAATCLEQHELALRACKEAGVLRTSNVEGARKLGMLPVGTMGHEHVQRYGSDDAAFRAIRERRPQRSSYLLDTYDTLNSGLPAAFRLIREDPGARDSIRFDSGNKKLQYLYAVTQARDLGIHPVLIIEDGLDAATTREFEELRRQVGWEPSEQFYGYGGHIVSRTMGCAFTRDRVAAIFKLSQTGPQPTMKFGNELAEGKQSIPGRPILFRRRHGSGPVGLIGQEGEPVPEGYFPLTGSAPETPSFVASDAAAQDARVGVTPATQALVDALRRRHFPQAG, translated from the coding sequence ATGGGGACCTCGCTGCTCGCGACGGACGGCTACAAGTTCAGCATGGCGGAGGCGGGGTGGCCCCTGCGCCAGGAGACGTTTTACTACACGCACCGCAAGGGCGGACTCCAGGTGATGCCCCTGGATGTGGCGTCCTTCGTGCAGAGCCTGCTGCCCGAGCCGAAGCCCGAGGACTACGAGTTTCTCTCCAGCAATGACTACGAGATGGGGGTGGGCTTCAAGGCCGCCATCCAGCGCAAGGAGCGGCTCACCGTCAAGGCCATCCCCCGCGGGGCGCTCTTCTACCCGAAGGAGCCGGTGCTCTCGCTCACGGGCTGCTCGGCGCTGGTCTCCTGGGTGGAGCCGCTGCTCATCCAGCTCAACTTCCGCATCCAGGTGGCCACGCAGGCCCTGATGGACCGGGAGGGGCTGGCAAGGGAGCTGGCGTCCGTCACCTGCGAGGAGCAGAAGCGCATCGCGCTGGAGACGCTGGACGCGGTGGGCGTCAAGGGCGTGCCCATCCGCGTGGACTCCGAGCGGTACTATCAGCGCGTGCTCGCCCAGGTGCGCGAGCTGGTGGACATCGTCGAGGATCCGAGCCGCATCTTCGAGGTGGGGCTGCGCGCCGCCACCTGCCTGGAACAGCACGAGCTGGCCCTGCGCGCCTGCAAGGAAGCGGGCGTGCTGCGCACCAGCAACGTGGAGGGGGCCCGGAAGCTGGGGATGCTCCCGGTGGGCACCATGGGGCACGAGCATGTCCAGCGCTACGGCTCGGACGACGCGGCCTTCCGGGCCATCCGCGAGCGCAGGCCCCAGCGCTCCAGTTACCTGCTGGACACCTATGACACGCTGAACTCGGGCCTGCCCGCCGCCTTCCGCCTCATCCGCGAGGATCCGGGCGCCAGGGACTCCATCCGCTTCGACTCGGGCAACAAGAAGCTCCAGTACCTCTACGCGGTGACGCAGGCGAGGGACCTCGGGATTCACCCGGTGCTCATCATCGAGGACGGCCTGGATGCCGCCACGACGCGCGAGTTCGAGGAGCTGCGGCGCCAGGTGGGCTGGGAGCCCTCGGAGCAGTTCTACGGCTACGGGGGCCACATCGTCTCGCGCACCATGGGGTGCGCCTTCACGCGCGACCGGGTGGCGGCCATCTTCAAGCTGTCGCAGACGGGCCCCCAGCCGACGATGAAGTTCGGCAACGAGCTGGCCGAGGGCAAGCAGAGCATCCCCGGCAGGCCCATTCTCTTCCGGCGCCGGCACGGCTCGGGCCCCGTGGGGCTCATCGGCCAGGAGGGCGAGCCGGTGCCCGAGGGCTACTTCCCGCTCACCGGCAGTGCGCCCGAGACCCCCTCGTTCGTGGCCTCGGACGCCGCGGCCCAGGATGCCCGGGTGGGCGTCACCCCGGCCACGCAGGCGCTCGTCGATGCGCTGCGCCGCCGTCACTTTCCCCAGGCCGGCTGA
- a CDS encoding glycosyl hydrolase family 18 protein → MAAGVFTFQTTSTWATGYCAQLRFTNTSGAALARWTVTFELAPGMRITSLSNGQWSAQGQVHLVTDQGWNGAVPVGGTASFSFCGHHTGTVSAPFNYTLNSEPVGTTPPPPPPPSDLQAPSVVQGLNVVSKTAQSIELAWQAASDNVGVTGYEVFQNSAAAAVATPSGTSVSVGGLQPGTSYVFTVKARDAAGNRSAASAPLTVSTEPLAAPKRMVGYFVSWGIYQRQFYAKNLDTTGTAAKLTHLNYAFGRVVNGRCDVAAGNPEADYTWHHTAAMSVDGVADNGQPLRGNLNQLKKLKAKYPHLKVLISLGGAEWSTGFSDAVSTADKRRVFVQSCIDAYIRGNLPAGAGVASGIFDGIDVDWEFPAVNWGGQPGRPEDTANFTEMMAEFRRQLDAVRPGLLLTMASGSSSEVFSKIQLSVLPTYLDFITVMTYDMHGGWDPTANFHAALYNQAANPSKARRDSTHEAIQGHLDAGVPPAKLVLGVPLYGRGWQGTQAGPTGDGLYQNTSGAAWGNWDVYSNSGMFDYYYIKNVLEPAGVKRRHPEAQVPYLYNPASGLWVSYDDPVSIGVKGQYINTRQLGGAMFWDLSSDDAQGSLVAAMKTALAP, encoded by the coding sequence TTGGCTGCGGGCGTTTTCACCTTCCAGACGACGTCCACCTGGGCCACGGGCTACTGCGCCCAGCTGCGCTTCACCAATACCTCCGGGGCGGCCCTGGCCCGGTGGACGGTGACGTTCGAGCTGGCGCCCGGCATGCGCATCACGTCCCTGTCCAATGGCCAGTGGTCCGCCCAGGGGCAGGTACACCTCGTCACGGATCAAGGCTGGAATGGCGCGGTGCCCGTGGGCGGGACGGCATCCTTCTCGTTCTGTGGGCACCACACGGGCACGGTGAGCGCGCCGTTCAATTACACGCTCAACTCCGAGCCGGTGGGGACCACCCCCCCGCCGCCCCCGCCGCCCTCGGACCTCCAGGCGCCCTCGGTGGTGCAGGGCTTGAATGTGGTGAGCAAGACGGCGCAGAGCATCGAGTTGGCGTGGCAGGCCGCATCCGACAATGTCGGCGTCACCGGCTATGAGGTATTTCAGAACAGCGCCGCCGCGGCCGTGGCCACCCCCTCGGGAACCAGCGTGAGCGTGGGTGGGCTCCAGCCGGGCACCTCCTATGTCTTTACCGTGAAGGCGCGGGACGCGGCGGGAAACCGCTCCGCGGCCAGCGCCCCGCTGACCGTGAGCACCGAGCCCCTGGCGGCCCCCAAGCGGATGGTGGGCTATTTCGTCAGCTGGGGCATCTATCAAAGACAGTTCTACGCCAAGAACCTGGACACGACGGGCACGGCGGCGAAGCTCACCCACCTGAATTATGCCTTTGGCCGGGTGGTCAATGGCCGGTGTGACGTGGCCGCGGGCAACCCCGAGGCGGACTACACCTGGCACCACACCGCGGCGATGAGCGTGGATGGCGTGGCGGACAACGGCCAGCCGCTCCGGGGCAACCTCAACCAGCTCAAGAAGCTCAAGGCGAAGTATCCCCACCTGAAGGTGCTCATCTCCCTGGGGGGGGCGGAGTGGTCCACGGGCTTCTCCGACGCGGTGAGCACCGCCGACAAGCGGCGCGTCTTCGTGCAGTCCTGCATCGATGCCTACATCCGCGGCAACCTGCCGGCGGGGGCCGGGGTGGCCTCGGGCATCTTCGACGGCATCGACGTGGACTGGGAGTTCCCCGCGGTGAACTGGGGCGGCCAGCCGGGGCGGCCCGAGGACACGGCGAACTTCACGGAGATGATGGCGGAGTTCCGCCGCCAGCTCGACGCGGTCCGCCCCGGGCTGCTGCTGACCATGGCCTCGGGCTCGTCCTCGGAGGTGTTCTCGAAGATTCAGCTCAGCGTGCTGCCCACGTACCTCGATTTCATCACGGTGATGACCTACGACATGCACGGCGGGTGGGACCCCACGGCGAACTTCCACGCGGCGCTCTACAACCAGGCGGCCAATCCCTCGAAGGCCCGGCGTGACAGCACGCACGAGGCGATTCAGGGACACCTGGACGCGGGCGTGCCCCCGGCGAAGCTCGTGCTGGGCGTTCCGCTCTACGGGCGGGGCTGGCAGGGCACCCAGGCGGGGCCCACGGGGGATGGGCTCTACCAGAACACCTCGGGCGCGGCCTGGGGGAACTGGGACGTCTACAGCAACTCCGGGATGTTCGACTATTACTACATCAAGAACGTGCTGGAGCCCGCCGGGGTGAAGCGCCGCCACCCGGAAGCGCAGGTGCCCTACCTCTACAATCCCGCCTCCGGGTTGTGGGTGAGCTACGACGATCCGGTCTCCATCGGCGTGAAAGGGCAATACATCAACACCCGCCAGCTCGGCGGCGCCATGTTCTGGGACTTGAGCAGTGATGATGCCCAGGGCTCGCTGGTCGCCGCGATGAAAACGGCGCTCGCTCCGTAA
- a CDS encoding inorganic pyrophosphatase, whose product MKKPKSPPMAYQAHPWHGVSAGESAPEVVTAYIEIVPTDALKYEIDKETGILMLDRPQQFSSQCPTLYGFIPQTYCGEQVAQRAADRTGRRDIQGDGDPMDICVLTEKSITSGNLLVRAVPIGGFRMIDGEEADDKILAVLESDLVYGEMQHVAQCPRAMVDRLKHYFLTYKQIPGEGKRRVEIAEVYDRPEALEVIRRSMKDYQRLYAPAAAPKASKTRRKKR is encoded by the coding sequence ATGAAAAAGCCGAAGTCACCCCCCATGGCTTACCAGGCCCATCCCTGGCACGGCGTTAGCGCTGGCGAATCGGCACCCGAAGTCGTCACGGCCTATATCGAGATCGTCCCCACGGATGCCCTGAAGTATGAAATCGACAAGGAGACCGGCATCCTGATGCTGGACCGGCCGCAGCAGTTCTCCAGCCAGTGCCCCACGCTCTACGGCTTCATCCCGCAGACGTACTGTGGCGAGCAGGTGGCCCAGCGCGCCGCCGACCGCACCGGCCGCCGGGACATCCAGGGCGACGGGGATCCGATGGACATCTGCGTGCTGACCGAGAAGTCCATCACCAGCGGCAACCTGCTGGTGCGCGCGGTGCCCATCGGCGGCTTCCGGATGATCGACGGCGAGGAGGCCGACGACAAGATCCTCGCCGTGCTGGAGTCGGATCTCGTCTACGGCGAGATGCAGCACGTGGCCCAGTGCCCGCGCGCCATGGTAGACCGGCTCAAGCACTACTTCCTCACGTACAAGCAGATTCCGGGAGAGGGCAAGCGCCGGGTGGAGATCGCCGAGGTGTATGACCGGCCCGAGGCCCTGGAAGTCATCCGCCGCAGCATGAAGGACTACCAGCGCCTGTATGCGCCGGCGGCGGCGCCGAAGGCCTCGAAAACGCGCCGCAAAAAGCGGTGA